The DNA sequence CTGTGTCGTGCGGCGTGCGGGCCGGGTCGCGCGGAGGCAGGCTGTGTCGTGGGGCGGGCAGCCGGGTTGCCCGTGCGCGGGCCGTGTCGTCCGGCGTGCGGGCCGGGTCACCCGCGTGCAAGCCACGGCACTTCATCCGCAGGCCAGGCCAGGCCACGCACACCGCCCGCAGACCCGTCACCCCGTGCGCAGGGCCACGAAGTCGCAGAGGGCGTCGAGGGTGTGGCGGGCCGGGAGAGGGGGCAGGGTGGCGAGGGCCGTGCGGGCCCGGGCCAGCCGCTGGTGCATCAGCGCCCGCGCGCGGACCGTCGCCGGGGAGACGGAGAAGAGGTCGAGGACACGACGGTGCCAGCCCGCCCCCGCCGCGGGCCCCGCCGCCAGCAGCTCACGCAGCTCCGCGTCGCACGGGTCCGTGCCCTCCCGGGCGAGCAGCACGGGCAGACTGGGCACCCCGACGAGCAGGTCCCGGCCCTGTTCCTTGCCGCTGGACGCCTCGGGGGAGAGCAGGTCGAGCAGGTCGTCGGCGATCTGGAAGGCGATGCCGAGCTGTTCGCCGTACTCGACGAGGGTGTCGGCGACCGCCCGGGACGCACGGGCCTGCCAGGCGCCGACCCCCAGCGACATCGCCAGCAGCGCGGCGGTCTTGCCGGCCGTGACCCGGACGTAGTGGGCGAGGGCGTCCTCGCCCGGCCCGGGGCCGGTGAGCTCGCGCATCTGGCCCGCCACGATGCGGTTCGCCGTGAGGGAGTTGAGGGCCAGCGCCTCCGGCACCAGGTCGGCGGACAGCCGGGCGGCCCTGGCCAGCAGCCAGTTCCCGCCCATCGCGGCCACCCGGTTGCCCCACAGGGCGTTGGCGGTGGGGGCACCGTGCCGGGTGGCGGCACGGTCCACCACGTCGTCGTGGTAGAGCGACGCCAGGTGGACGAGTTCGGTGACGACGGCCGCCCGGGCCACGCCCTCACTGCCGGGATCCCCGAACTCCGCCGCGAGCAGCACCAGAAGGGGCCGCATCCGCTTGCCGCCGGTGGCCGCGAGGTGCCCGGTGAGCGCCCTCACCCGGGGATCGGACGCGTCCCGTGTGCACGCGCGCAGCAGACGCTCCGCATCGGCCAGCGCCCCGCCGAGGCGGGACTGGTAACCGGGCTCGTCGGGACCGAGCCGGCTCAGCAGCGCGGCGGCGTAGGGTGGCCGGCCGCTCTCCGGTGCCGGGGCGGCCGGGGCCTCGTACAGCGGCTCCGCCAACTGCTCTGCGGTCACGGGGGAACTCATCCTGTCGGGGCGGCCTGCGGAAGCGGAACCACGGTCCAACACGCTCCGTTGTTCCCGTCCGCAACGATTGCAGTCCGCCCCAAGGCCGACAACGGGCCTGGCATGAAGGTGTCAAGAGGCCCCCGAGGCCACCCGCACCCGGCCCGGTCGCGCGCGGCCCGGAGCAGGAGGGACGGCGAAACGGAACGCGCGCCGGCATTCCGCTCGGGGTCCCGGCAGCTTGATGCCAGTTCCGCGCCGCCGACCGGCGAGGGGGAACGCGCGCGGACCACAATCGGTGCGCCCATGCACCCCCCTGAGAAGGAGCCTCCCCCCATGTTCGGACGGGTCGGACGGTCCGCCGTCAAACACCCCTGGCTGACGATACTGGTGTGGGTGATCGCGGCGGTGGGCGTGGCGTCCCTGGCGCCGCCCCTGAAACCGGTCAGCGACCAGGCCGAATTCCTGCCCTCGCACTACGAGTCCGTGCAGGCCGGGGAACTCCAGAAGAAGGCGTTCCCGCAAGAGGAACAGCCCGCCTCCGTCATCGTCTTCCGCCGCACCGACAACGGCCGGCTCACCGACGCCGACCTCGCGGACGTGAAGGAGGTCGCCGCCGGGCTGGAGAAGGCGGACCTGGAGAAGATCGGCGCCGTCGAGACGGGCCCGCAGGCCGTGTCCGCCAACGGCGAGATCGCCCTGGCGAGCATCCTGGCGACGACCGACAACCCCTACGACGAGACCCTGATGGAGTCGGTCGGCGAGATGCGCGAGAAGGCGGTGCCCCTCCTGAAGGGCACCGACCTGCACATGGGCATCACCGGCTCGGCGGCGACGGCGCTGGACACCAAGGAGTCCTCCGGCGACACCGACGCCATGATCATGATGGCGACGCTGGTCCTGCTCATCGTGCTGCTGGCCGCCATCTTCCGCAGCCCGCTCATCGCGATCCTGCCGGTCCTCGTCATCGCCCTCGTCTTCGTGCTCGCCACCGGCCTGATCTCCATCGCCTCCGAGGCCGGCGGCTTCCAGGCGGACGCCTCGATCGGGTCGATCCTGATCGTGGTCCTCTTCGGCGTCGGCACCGATTACCTGCTCTTCCTCCTCTTCCGCTACCGGGAGTTCCTGCGCAAGGGACAGGCGCCCAAGGAGGCCATGACCGAGGCCGTCACCCGGGTCGGGGAGACCATCGCCTCCGCCGCCGGCGCGGTCGTCGTCGCCTTCCTCGCCCTGCTGCTGTCCAGCCTCGGCATGCTGAAGGCCCTCGGCCCGGCGCTGGCCATCTCCGTCGGCGTCACCCTGGTCGCCTCGCTGACCCTCGTACCGGCCGTCTTCTCCCTCCTCGGCACCAAGGCGTTCTGGCCGTCCAAGGCGTGGAGCAGGGAACCCAAGCACACCTTCGCGGCCCGGACCGGTTCGCTCACCGCCCGCCGTCCCGGCCTCGTCGCCGCCGTCTCCGGCGGTCTGCTCGCCGTGCTCGCCACCGGCGTCCTCAGCTTCAACACCGTCTTCGACAGCAGCAGTTCGCTGCCGAAGGACCTCGAGTCGGTCCAGGCGGCCAAGGAACTGGAGCGCGGCTTCGCGGCCGGCCAGACCGACCCGACCTGGGTGTTCCTGGAGGCGAAGGACGGCGGCAAGCTGGACCGGGGCCGGCTCGACGCCTACGCCGAGAAGCTGACCGCCGCCGACTTCGGCCGCGTGATGCCCCCGGTGCTCGCCCCCGACGGCGACATCGCCAAGTTCGGCGTGATCCTGGCGCACAAGCCCGACAGCGACAAGGCCGTGGAACTGCTCGCCGGTCCGCTGCGCGACGCGGCCCACGACGCGGCGCCCGACGGCACCCGCGCCCTCGTCGGCGGCACCTCCGCCGTGCTCGCCGACATCCAGCACGCCACCAACCGCGACTACTCCGTGGTCTTCCCGGCCGCCGGGCTCGCCATCATGGTCATCCTCGGCCTGCTGCTGCGCAGCGTCGTCGCACCCCTGTACCTGATGGTCGCGGTCGGACTGGGCTTCGCCGCGACGCTGGGCGCCACCGTCTGGGTCTTCCAGAACCTCGCCGGCGAGGCGGGCCTGCCCTTCACCCTGCCGGTGATCGTCTACCTGTTCGTCGTCGCCATCGGCACCGACTACAACATCCTGATGGTGGCGCGGCTGCGCGAGGAGGTCGGCCGCGGCAGCACCCCGGCGCAGGCCGTCCGCCAGGCGATCACCCACTCCACGTCCACCATCGGCACCGCGGCCGTCATCCTCGCCGGCACCTTCGGCGTCCTGCTGCTGGCCCAGAACTCCATGCTCCGGCAGATGGGCTTCGCCGTGGCCTTCGGCATCCTGCTCACCGCGTTCGTGATGGCCGTCCTGCTGGTGCCCGCGGTCACCACCCTGCTCGGCCACCGCACCTGGTGGCCCGGCCGCGTCCGCACCGACCCGGAGCCGCGTGACGACTCCGAGCCCGCGGCGGCCCAGGAGCCCGTCCCCGCGCACCGTACGTGAGCAGCTATCTCCTGATCGCCGGGGCCACCGCACTGCTCGGCCCCATGATCATGGCCGTACTGGCCCGCAGGGTGCTCGGACTGCGCATCGGCGCGGTCCGGGCCCTGCTCACGGGCGTCGCCGGACTGCTCGCCGCGGGCGTGGTCGGTACGCCGATGGGCCCGCAGGCGAGCCGCACCCCGCTGGTGACCGTGCAACTGGGCGGGGCCCTGCTCGGGGCGATGATCTTCCTCGTGCTCTCGGAGGCGGTGGTCGCCGGCGGCTCCGTGCGCGGCATGGTGCGCTGGCCCGGCGCCGTGCGCCGCAGACTGGCGCGCAGCCGCCGCTACACCCAGCTCAGCGGGATCGCCGTACGGCACGGACTGCGCCGCTTCCTGACCGGCCGGTCCCGGCGCGGCACCGCCAGCCCGCAGGACCAGGCCGCCCTGGCCAGGTCCCTGCGGCTGGCCCTGGAGGAGGCGGGAGCCACCTTCGTCAAACTCGGCCAGGCGCTCTCCTCCCGCCACGACCTGCTGCCCGACGTGTTCGTCGACGAACTGAGCGCGCTCCAGCACGAGGTCGCCCCCGAACCGTGGCCGGACATCGAACGCGTCCTCGCCGAGGAGCTGAAGGCCCCGCCGGAGGAGGTGTTCGCGGAGTTCGCGCCCGAACCGCTCGCGGCCGGTTCCATGGCCCAGGTGCACCGGGCCCGGCTGCGGGACGGCCGCGCGGTGGCCGTCAAGGTGCAGCGGCCGGGGGCCCGGCAGGTGCTCGAACGCGACCTCGACATCCTCTTCCGGATCAGCGACATCCTGGAACGGAGCACCACCTGGGGCAGGACGGTCGGCTCCCGCGCACTGGTGCAGGGGTTCGCCGACTCCCTCCACGAGGAGCTGGACTTTCGCACCGAGGCCCGCAACACCGCCGCCGTGGCAGCGAACACCGCCCTCGCCGACGCCGACGCGGCCTCCGACGGGGACGGGCCGTCCGGCGCCGCCCCCCGGGTCCTGCTGCCCGAGGTCCACCACGAGCTGAGCACCGAACGGGTCCTGGTCGTCGAATGGCTCGACGGCGTCACCCTGAACCGCGCCGACGCCGTCGTCGACGCACAGGGCCTGGACCGCGAACGGCTCGCCCGCGACCTGTTCGGCGCGCTGCTGCACCAGATCATGATCGGCGGCGTCTTCCACGCCGACCCGCACTCCGGGAACGTCCTGGTGCTGCGCGACGGCCGGCTCGGCCTGATCGACTTCGGCTCGGTCGGCCGGATCGACCGGATGCTGCGCGCCAGTCTGCGCGAACTGCTCATGGCGATCGACCGCAACGATCCGCAGGCGCTGTCCGACGCCCTGCTGGACCTGGTGGAGCGCCCCGACGAGATCGACGAGGAGCGGTTCACCCGCGCCCTGGGCCGGTACACCGCCCGGCACCTCGCCTCCTCGGGACCCCCGGGCCGTGAGATGTTCAGCGACCTGTTCGTGCTCGTGGCGCAGTACGGCCTCACCGTGCCGCCCGAAGTGGCCGCGGCCTTCCGCGCGCTGGCCACGGTGGAGGGCGCGCTGGGCCGTCTCGTCCCGGGGTTCGACCTCGTCGAGGAGGCACGCGCCTTCGCCTCCACCGAGATGGCCCGCAGACTCACCCCGACGCAGCTGAGCCGCTCCGTGGCGGAGGAGGCCGCCGCCGTGCTGCCGATGCTGCTCCGGCTGCCGCGCCGGGCCGAGCGCATCAGCAGCGCGCTGGAACAGGGCAGGCTCAGCGTCAACGTACGGCTGCTCGCCGACGAACGGGACCGGCGCTTCATCCGGGGCATCGTGCGTGACGTGCTGCTCGCCTTCCTCGGCGGACTGACCGGCCTCCTCGGCATCCTGCTGCTGTCCACCCGGGGCGGCCCGCGCCTCGCGGACTCACTGCGCCTGTTCGACGTCTTCGGCTACAACATGCTGCTGATCAGCTCGGTACTGGTGCTCCGCGTCCTGTTCACCATCACCAAACCGAGCCGCTGACCACCCTCGACCCCGAAGGCACCCGTCCCGGGCGGGGGCACCCGCGCCCGAAAGGGCGCGACGGGTCCGCCGTCAGCCGGGTGGCGTGCGATGCGAGGGGGATCGGGGCCGGGGGGTTGCCGGGCCGTCAGGGCCATGCCCGGAGAGGCGCGGCGTCTTCGCCGTGGACCGGGTGGCGTGCGCTGCGCGGCTCCGGGTGGCCCGAGGACATGCCGACGGGGCCCGGCGGGCCCGCCGCCAGCGCCGGGCGGTGTGTGAGGCGCGGGAGGCGCAGGCCGGGCGGATGCCGGGCAACACCCGGAGAAGCGCGACGGATTCGCCGTCGTCCGGACAGCAGCAGCCCGACCCGCAGACGACCGGGGCCGGAAGGACGCCGGTGTGCCTCAGGGGGCGACCCCGCCCTGGGCCCGTCCTCGGCCGGGCGGCGCGCTGCGGGCCGGCCGCCAG is a window from the Streptomyces capillispiralis genome containing:
- a CDS encoding polyprenyl synthetase family protein; amino-acid sequence: MTAEQLAEPLYEAPAAPAPESGRPPYAAALLSRLGPDEPGYQSRLGGALADAERLLRACTRDASDPRVRALTGHLAATGGKRMRPLLVLLAAEFGDPGSEGVARAAVVTELVHLASLYHDDVVDRAATRHGAPTANALWGNRVAAMGGNWLLARAARLSADLVPEALALNSLTANRIVAGQMRELTGPGPGEDALAHYVRVTAGKTAALLAMSLGVGAWQARASRAVADTLVEYGEQLGIAFQIADDLLDLLSPEASSGKEQGRDLLVGVPSLPVLLAREGTDPCDAELRELLAAGPAAGAGWHRRVLDLFSVSPATVRARALMHQRLARARTALATLPPLPARHTLDALCDFVALRTG
- a CDS encoding ABC1 kinase family protein is translated as MSSYLLIAGATALLGPMIMAVLARRVLGLRIGAVRALLTGVAGLLAAGVVGTPMGPQASRTPLVTVQLGGALLGAMIFLVLSEAVVAGGSVRGMVRWPGAVRRRLARSRRYTQLSGIAVRHGLRRFLTGRSRRGTASPQDQAALARSLRLALEEAGATFVKLGQALSSRHDLLPDVFVDELSALQHEVAPEPWPDIERVLAEELKAPPEEVFAEFAPEPLAAGSMAQVHRARLRDGRAVAVKVQRPGARQVLERDLDILFRISDILERSTTWGRTVGSRALVQGFADSLHEELDFRTEARNTAAVAANTALADADAASDGDGPSGAAPRVLLPEVHHELSTERVLVVEWLDGVTLNRADAVVDAQGLDRERLARDLFGALLHQIMIGGVFHADPHSGNVLVLRDGRLGLIDFGSVGRIDRMLRASLRELLMAIDRNDPQALSDALLDLVERPDEIDEERFTRALGRYTARHLASSGPPGREMFSDLFVLVAQYGLTVPPEVAAAFRALATVEGALGRLVPGFDLVEEARAFASTEMARRLTPTQLSRSVAEEAAAVLPMLLRLPRRAERISSALEQGRLSVNVRLLADERDRRFIRGIVRDVLLAFLGGLTGLLGILLLSTRGGPRLADSLRLFDVFGYNMLLISSVLVLRVLFTITKPSR
- a CDS encoding MMPL family transporter; translated protein: MFGRVGRSAVKHPWLTILVWVIAAVGVASLAPPLKPVSDQAEFLPSHYESVQAGELQKKAFPQEEQPASVIVFRRTDNGRLTDADLADVKEVAAGLEKADLEKIGAVETGPQAVSANGEIALASILATTDNPYDETLMESVGEMREKAVPLLKGTDLHMGITGSAATALDTKESSGDTDAMIMMATLVLLIVLLAAIFRSPLIAILPVLVIALVFVLATGLISIASEAGGFQADASIGSILIVVLFGVGTDYLLFLLFRYREFLRKGQAPKEAMTEAVTRVGETIASAAGAVVVAFLALLLSSLGMLKALGPALAISVGVTLVASLTLVPAVFSLLGTKAFWPSKAWSREPKHTFAARTGSLTARRPGLVAAVSGGLLAVLATGVLSFNTVFDSSSSLPKDLESVQAAKELERGFAAGQTDPTWVFLEAKDGGKLDRGRLDAYAEKLTAADFGRVMPPVLAPDGDIAKFGVILAHKPDSDKAVELLAGPLRDAAHDAAPDGTRALVGGTSAVLADIQHATNRDYSVVFPAAGLAIMVILGLLLRSVVAPLYLMVAVGLGFAATLGATVWVFQNLAGEAGLPFTLPVIVYLFVVAIGTDYNILMVARLREEVGRGSTPAQAVRQAITHSTSTIGTAAVILAGTFGVLLLAQNSMLRQMGFAVAFGILLTAFVMAVLLVPAVTTLLGHRTWWPGRVRTDPEPRDDSEPAAAQEPVPAHRT